AAAATCTTTTATAAGCCCAGACATAAGCTAAAAAACTTCTTGATTAGGAGCCTAAAGTTTCATTAAAGAATAGCCTAAAATATACGATAGAATGATTTAAGAAAATAGTTTGAATTAATAAGCTAAAGCCTCCTTAATCCTATGTTAGCTTAACTATTGCTTATTAAAATTTTAATGTAAAATTAGGTAATTCTTGTTAAGGCTTAGCTTTAACCTTAATTTACGTTGTAAGCTTGCCATAATAACATGCATGGTGAGCACCAAATTTTACTGCGTATGAATTTTATTTGAAGTATATTGAAAAGGAAGGTTTAATTTTTCTCCAGTTCCTCCTTTATTCTAAGTATTTTAAGCTCGTTAACTTCCTCTTTAACGAGTTTCCAGGTTAATTCTAAATCGACTCCAAAATATCCATGAATTAAAATATCATAATCCCCGTATAATCATGAATAGCGTTAAAACTCAATGTTTTTGGAAATTTGGGATCAAAATAACATAAAAGTAGAGAATTCTTCAGCATTGCTAAGCAATCTTAAAAGATGCGATAACATTTATATTTGGCATTTTTTATGGAATAAATGGTGAAAAACATGGAGGCAACCATCAAGATAGATAAGCAGGGCCGCATTATTCTTCCGAAGGATGTTAGAGTAGCGCTTGGAATAGAAGGGGAAACAGAAATGGTTTGCAGGGTTGTCGGAAGCAAAATCATACTTGAAAAGTTCTCTATAGAATCAGCAAAAAAAGCCTTCGCTGAACTGGAGGAAATAGCTCCAAGCCTAGAATTGGATACCATAGAAGTTGAAGGGGAGGATAAGTATATTGATAGGGAATATGCGCTTCGCAAAATTGGGCTTCGAAGCAGTTGTTGACGTTGGCATAATAGTTCTTGCCCACTTTAAAAA
This Candidatus Bathyarchaeota archaeon DNA region includes the following protein-coding sequences:
- a CDS encoding AbrB/MazE/SpoVT family DNA-binding domain-containing protein, with the translated sequence MEATIKIDKQGRIILPKDVRVALGIEGETEMVCRVVGSKIILEKFSIESAKKAFAELEEIAPSLELDTIEVEGEDKYIDREYALRKIGLRSSC